A stretch of Henckelia pumila isolate YLH828 chromosome 4, ASM3356847v2, whole genome shotgun sequence DNA encodes these proteins:
- the LOC140861366 gene encoding uncharacterized protein, giving the protein MAPFEALYGRTCRSLLFWDDLSEAPVIGPEMIREMSDKVKLIQFRMRTAQDLQSKYVNVRRRPLSFEQGDRVFLKISPFRGWFIKRGKLSPRFIGSYKILDKVGDLAYRLYLPPTLSGIHDVFYLSMPRKYEPDASHVLRPDEDKLDETLSYFEIPIKILDRKEKNLINKSIPLVKVQWSRRGV; this is encoded by the coding sequence atggctccatttgaagcattgtatggtAGGACATGCAGATCCTTATTGTTCTGGGATGATCTTTCTGAAGCACCAGTTATAGGGCCAGAAATGATCAGAGAAATGTCTGATAAGGTAAAATTGATACAGTTtcgaatgagaacagcgcaagATCTTCAGTCCAAATATGTGAATGTGAGGCGTAGACCTTTGAGCTTTGAACAAGGTGATCGAGTGTTCCTGAAAATATCTCCATTCCGAGGTTGGTTCATAAAAAGAGGTAAGCTATCCCCGAGATTTATCGGGTCATACAAGATTCTTGACAAAGTTGGTGATCTTGCCTATCGACTATATTTACCTCCAACATTATCaggtattcatgacgtgtttTACTTGTCTATGCCGAGGAAGTATGAGCCAGATGCTTCCCATGTACTTCGTCCAGATGAGGACAAACTGGATGAAACGCTGAGCTATTTTGAAATACCTATTAaaattcttgatcgcaaagaaaAGAATCTCATAAACAAGTCCATTCCATTAGTCAAAGTTCAATGGAGTCGACGCGGAGTTTAA